The following coding sequences are from one Halobaculum marinum window:
- a CDS encoding class I SAM-dependent methyltransferase, with protein MDRRAVRRAWDEVAETYARRRDPTGSDAALIDDLIAELPPAALVVDVGCGDGARTLANLPLGSIGLDVSRAGLDLARTTVQAARLVHGEMTALPLHDDTVDAITAYHAVFHVPRADHPAVYREFARVLRPDGRLLMTLPSGRFQTVRSGWMGGRMFFSAPGRATTLQQLREAGFVVDRTVTADDPLGSGTEFVFATLTADD; from the coding sequence ATGGACCGACGAGCCGTCCGGCGAGCCTGGGACGAGGTGGCCGAGACGTATGCCCGGCGTCGTGACCCGACCGGCTCCGACGCGGCACTGATCGACGACCTGATCGCTGAACTGCCGCCCGCGGCGCTGGTGGTCGATGTCGGCTGTGGTGACGGCGCCCGGACGCTCGCGAACCTCCCGCTGGGGAGTATCGGCCTCGACGTCTCGCGCGCCGGCCTCGACCTCGCGCGGACGACGGTGCAGGCGGCCCGACTCGTCCACGGTGAGATGACCGCCCTCCCGCTCCACGACGACACGGTCGACGCGATCACGGCGTACCACGCCGTGTTCCACGTCCCCCGCGCGGACCACCCGGCGGTGTACAGGGAGTTCGCCCGCGTCCTCCGCCCAGACGGGCGCCTCCTCATGACGCTTCCGTCCGGTCGGTTCCAGACGGTGCGCTCGGGGTGGATGGGCGGTCGGATGTTCTTCTCGGCGCCCGGTCGTGCGACGACGCTCCAACAACTTCGCGAGGCGGGGTTCGTCGTGGACCGCACCGTCACCGCGGACGACCCGCTCGGCAGCGGCACGGAGTTCGTGTTCGCGACGCTGACGGCTGACGACTGA
- a CDS encoding endonuclease III domain-containing protein — MASQHAEWDEAAVRDLHQELVDLYGPVGASDAHGADSDAEPGEGVRQLLTTILSQNVADANTARASEALFSTYTDFEAIESAPLDELAETIRVAGLAETKATRIQRALAAIREETGGAYSLAFLDAMATDEAKAWLTDIKGIGPKTASVVLNFHFGKPTMAVDTHVERVSKRFGLVPVSASNARAHDVLDDLVPDELIYPLHVLLIEHGRTYCSARSPDCTNPVCERYCECEGC; from the coding sequence ATGGCGAGTCAGCACGCGGAGTGGGACGAAGCGGCCGTGCGCGACCTCCATCAGGAACTGGTCGATTTGTACGGTCCGGTGGGCGCGAGCGACGCCCACGGCGCCGACAGCGACGCAGAACCCGGCGAGGGTGTCCGCCAACTCCTGACGACGATCCTCTCACAGAACGTCGCGGACGCGAACACCGCGCGCGCTTCGGAGGCGCTGTTCTCCACCTACACGGACTTCGAAGCCATCGAGAGCGCCCCGCTCGACGAACTCGCGGAGACGATCCGAGTGGCGGGGCTCGCAGAGACGAAGGCGACCCGGATCCAGCGTGCGCTGGCGGCGATTCGCGAGGAGACGGGCGGCGCCTACTCGCTCGCGTTCCTCGACGCCATGGCGACCGACGAGGCGAAGGCGTGGCTCACCGACATCAAAGGGATCGGTCCCAAGACCGCCAGCGTCGTCCTCAACTTCCACTTCGGCAAGCCGACGATGGCGGTCGACACCCACGTCGAGCGCGTCTCCAAGCGCTTTGGCCTCGTGCCGGTGTCGGCGTCGAACGCCCGTGCCCACGACGTGCTCGACGATCTCGTCCCGGACGAACTGATCTACCCCTTGCACGTCCTGCTGATCGAGCACGGGCGGACGTACTGTTCGGCGCGGTCTCCCGACTGTACCAACCCCGTCTGCGAGCGGTACTGCGAGTGCGA